The Zingiber officinale cultivar Zhangliang chromosome 9A, Zo_v1.1, whole genome shotgun sequence genome window below encodes:
- the LOC122018917 gene encoding uncharacterized protein LOC122018917 isoform X2: protein MTVNKKAENSLHSGCHIDNGPSGSGQGPKRLFFCKHLLDINVRGSRCNFVCKKELEDCKMPSSPLTRRSPATELKVESAHKRGHSFESKYSPKPKDDDLLLFNEVQNRERENFLLHSFDDFDESISKLKYFSDFSLGITIPARTKRSDLLDADGEKNDYDWLLTPPDTPLFPSLDDDVSQSANASRGRTISQPISIPNTSMSARPNRTSESPHRLSSSPKSNYGVSRPRSRPSSVPRSSPPPILRPATPSRGPSTPPTKPSSSTQLFLTPQRMSTGSSVQTFTNKRGMSPAKVNRGNSASPKLRGWQSNLPGFSTNVPPNLRTSLTDQSATRVRGSSPVSGNRRGPVPKYGRQSLSPSSRSTISPRNSEGDEFSSISKPSTTSSHEDDAQSHASAGVFLNAATRKCRDYAHNRAMGFSKKPSGSFSASSAPKRSFDFARRQTDHHRTPQYMFRPLLSSVPASTFYSAKTNSVHGPMLSRNSSLTTSSNASSDQGASFVLDLEDTDHDQSDLTCKWDGTKIHGFQEEIFVLDKLDEVSEDICYETGKCQSNIGIFDEGMSGKVNSKLDNSMANVGVAVNTVAYEDSSFADEVSDNDAGKKMSTCLKCGKYFDLMDTNVCQECLPSYCLVSSKESETDATSQDINSVEKSSICLKCGKSFTVMDMIKDVCQECNAIHGSIAYKASGTRQVAARDDPNDTPRNEIQRKMGMYVPPNSRHHSTLEQQEQISEGPVTDFSMDSRVHLMTHKTKKNLSEQEIFIPNELNDCCKCESPQSVPTPCSNDGVEGTGIAILLTNASSSRKHHIVQGNSSLTNILYTEPSYGVDSHIIKRSLGKDSSSSSSVELGPSEQTDMLILHQLRNRKDEMDDVRCESHITSNSDLDKFSAIDRSPYNEIETDQVFSRVNLGLENNVENLILNAQKPENSSGGLDLSGLKHSSTEQAAISTDESCYASSYLASSGILLQLGEENTLQMHDSSISGDPGRSCISYQNMDDVCLHNSEGGNEKMEKRTTNQDTPLIEDNYMVTDKVCETQDKIFDVATSSLPIVTLDQQNEIVSCQDAQIDFTPVEMTLCVDLEDCISIPLDKDVLPSELESKFSQDSSFEPVTIEFPEKQVHRCFTLEEATDTILFCSSIVHDIGYKAATIAVDKEFAVRDSLHRPITFLGSTISNHKDFQKASSGRTRSPKRIKRKKQETADKMTSIELTKNVANSEITSCDNKVTNTIDSAKPPKLESKCNCTVM, encoded by the exons ATGACAGTTAACAAAAAAGCTGAAAATTCTTTACATTCAG GTTGTCACATTGACAATGGTCCTTCTGGTTCTGGACAAGGTCCTAAGCGCCTGtttttttgtaaacatctatTGGACATTAATGTGCGAGGATCTAGATGCAATTTTGTCTGCAAGAAAGAACTAGAAGACTGTAAAATGCCTTCTTCACCCTTGACTAGGCGCTCTCCAGCAACAGAGCTTAAAGTGGAAAGTGCTCATAAGCGGGGCCACAGTTTTGAGAGCAAATATTCTCCCAAGCCCAAGGATGATGATCTACTCCTGTTTAATGAGGTGCAGAACCGTGAAAGAGAGAACTTCTTGCTACACTCCTTTGACGATTTTGATGAATCCATAT CAAAATTGAAATATTTTTCGGATTTTAGTCTTGGGATCACCATACCAGCTCGAACAAAGAGAAGTGATCTACTTGATGcagatggtgagaaaaatgattACGACTG GTTGTTGACTCCTCCTGATACTCCTTTATTTCCTTCATTGGATGATGATGTTTCACAATCTGCAAATGCATCTAGAGGCAGGACAATTAGTCAACCAATTTCAATCCCGAATACATCGATG TCTGCAAGGCCTAATAGAACCAGTGAGAGTCCGCATAGATTAAGTTCATCTCCTAAATCTAACTATGGTGTCTCTCGTCCAAGAAGTAGACCATCCTCAGTTCCTCGGTCAAGCCCACCTCCAATTCTACGACCTGCAACACCTTCACGGGGACCATCCACACCTCCGACCAAACCTTCATCATCAACTCAACTGTTTTTGACTCCACAGAGGATGAGCACTGGTTCCAGTGTTCAGACATTCACTAATAAAAGAGGCATGTCCCCTGCCAAGGTGAATCGTGGAAATTCTGCCTCACCAAAACTGCGAGGATGGCAATCAAACCTTCCTGGTTTCTCCACTAATGTGCCACCTAACCTCCGAACTTCTCTGACAGACCAGTCGGCAACACGTGTGCGCGGTTCATCCCCAGTATCTGGTAATAGAAGGGGGCCTGTGCCAAAATATGGAAGGCAGTCGCTATCACCATCTTCTAGAAGTACAATATCACCACGTAACAGTGAGGGAGATGAATTCAGCTCTATTAGCAAGCCATCTACAACATCTTCCCATGAAGATGATGCTCAATCACATGCTTCTGCAGGAGTTTTCCTTAATGCAGCTACAAGGAAATGTAGAGATTATGCCCACAACAGAGCTATGGGTTTCTCCAAGAAACCTTCAGGGTCTTTCTCTGCAAGTTCTGCTCCAAAAAGATCCTTTGATTTCGCTCGTAGGCAAACG GATCATCATAGGACTCCACAATATATGTTCAGACCATTGTTATCAAGTGTCCCTGCCTCCACATTTTACTCTGCAAAAACAAACAGTGTGCATGGGCCTATGCTTTCTAGGAATTCTTCACTCACAACCAGCAGTAATGCAAGTTCTGATCAAGGTGCTAGTTTTGTTCTTGATTTGGAGGATACTGACCATGATCAAAGTGATCTGACTTGCAAATGGGATGGGACAAAGATTCATGGATTCCAGGAGGAAATATTTGTCTTGGATAAATTAGATGAGGTAAGTGAAGATATTTGTTATGAAACTGGAAAATGCCAAAGTAATATTGGGATATTTGATGAGGGTATGTCTGGCAAAGTTAACTCAAAGTTGGACAATTCAATGGCCAATGTTGGTGTTGCTGTAAATACTGTTGCTTATGAAGATTCATCATTTGCTGATGAGGTTTCGGATAATGATGCTGGTAAAAAAATGAGCACTTGCTTGAAATGTGGAAAATATTTTGATTTGATGGATACGAATGTTTGTCAAGAATGTTTACCATCATATTGTTTGGTAAGTTCCAAAGAATCTGAGACTGATGCTACTTCCCAAGATATCAATTCCGTTGAAAAATCAAGTATTTGCTTAAAATGTGGGAAAAGCTTCACTGTCATGGATATGATTAAGGATGTATGTCAAGAATGTAATGCAATACACGGGTCAATAGCTTATAAGGCTTCTGGGACCAGGCAAGTCGCAGCCAGGGATGATCCTAATGACACACCTCGTAATGAGATTCAAAGGAAAATGGGAATGTATGTGCCACCTAACAGTAGACATCATTCCACACTTGAACAGCAAGAGCAGATTAGTGAAGGACCAGTGACTGATTTCTCCATGGATAGTAGAGTACACTTGATGACTCACAAAACCAAAAAGAATCTTTCTGAACAGGAAATATTTATCCCAAATGAATTGAATGACTGTTGTAAATGTGAATCTCCACAATCAGTGCCAACTCCTTGTTCAAATGACGGGGTTGAGGGCACGGGCATTGCAATACTTCTAACAAacgcatcaagcagcagaaaacATCATATTGTGCAAGGAAATAGTTCTCTCACAAATATCCTTTACACAGAACCTTCTTATGGAGTTGATAGTCACATCATCAAGCGCAGCCTTGGGAAGGatagctcttcttcttcttctgttgaaCTGGGACCATCTGAGCAAACAGACATGCTCATCCTGCACCAGTTAAGAAATAGAAAGGATGAGATGGACGATGTGAGGTGTGAAAGTCACATTACTTCCAATTCAGATTTGGATAAATTCTCTGCCATAGACAGATCACCTTATAATGAAATTGAAACTGATCAAGTTTTTTCTCGTGTTAACCTAGGTCTGGAAAATAATGTTGAAAACTTAATATTGAATGCTCAAAAGCCAGAAAATTCTTCTGGAGGCTTAGATTTGAGTGGTTTAAAACATTCATCTACAGAGCAAGCTGCTATAAGCACAGATGAATCTTGCTATGCTAGTTCATATTTAGCATCTAGTGGCATACTACTGCAGTTGGGTGAAGAAAATACTCTTCAAATGCATGATTCATCAATATCAGGTGATCCAGGTAGAAGCTGTATCTCTTATCAAAACATGGATGATGTGTGTTTGCATAACAGTGAAGGGGGCAATGAGAAAATGGAGAAACGTACCACTAACCAAGATACACCTTTAATTGAAGACAACTATATGGTAACTGATAAGGTCTGTGAAACTCAAGATAAGATTTTTGATGTTGCAACAAGTAGCTTGCCTATTGTAACCTTAGATCAGCAAAATGAAATCGTCAGTTGTCAGGATGCACAAATAGATTTTACGCCTGTTGAAATGACACTCTGTGTGGATCTAGAAGATTGCATTTCCATACCACTGGACAAGGATGTACTACCTTCTGAATTGGAGTCTAAATTTTCCCAGGATTCTTCCTTTG AACCAGTTACCATTGAATTTCCTGAGAAACAAGTGCATAGGTGTTTTACTCTGGAAGAAGCAACAGATACCATTCTCTTTTGTAGTTCTATTGTTCATGATATCGGGTACAAAGCTGCAACAATTGCAGTGGATAAGGAATTTGCTGTTCGCGACTCTTTACATCGACCAATTACATTTCTGGGAAGTACTATTTCCAATCATAAGGATTTTCAAAAAGCATCCAGTGGACGTACTCGGAGCCCAAAAAGAATTAAACGAAAAAAGCAAGAAACAGCTGACAAGATGACATCCATTGAGCTAACAAAAAATGTTGCAAACTCAGAGATCACATCTTGCGATAATAAAGTTACAAACACTATAGACAGTGCGAAGCCCCCAAAGCTGGAGTCCAAATGCAACTGCACAGTGATGTAG
- the LOC122018917 gene encoding uncharacterized protein LOC122018917 isoform X3: protein MPSSPLTRRSPATELKVESAHKRGHSFESKYSPKPKDDDLLLFNEVQNRERENFLLHSFDDFDESISKLKYFSDFSLGITIPARTKRSDLLDADGEKNDYDWLLTPPDTPLFPSLDDDVSQSANASRGRTISQPISIPNTSMSARPNRTSESPHRLSSSPKSNYGVSRPRSRPSSVPRSSPPPILRPATPSRGPSTPPTKPSSSTQLFLTPQRMSTGSSVQTFTNKRGMSPAKVNRGNSASPKLRGWQSNLPGFSTNVPPNLRTSLTDQSATRVRGSSPVSGNRRGPVPKYGRQSLSPSSRSTISPRNSEGDEFSSISKPSTTSSHEDDAQSHASAGVFLNAATRKCRDYAHNRAMGFSKKPSGSFSASSAPKRSFDFARRQTDHHRTPQYMFRPLLSSVPASTFYSAKTNSVHGPMLSRNSSLTTSSNASSDQGASFVLDLEDTDHDQSDLTCKWDGTKIHGFQEEIFVLDKLDEVSEDICYETGKCQSNIGIFDEGMSGKVNSKLDNSMANVGVAVNTVAYEDSSFADEVSDNDAGKKMSTCLKCGKYFDLMDTNVCQECLPSYCLVSSKESETDATSQDINSVEKSSICLKCGKSFTVMDMIKDVCQECNAIHGSIAYKASGTRQVAARDDPNDTPRNEIQRKMGMYVPPNSRHHSTLEQQEQISEGPVTDFSMDSRVHLMTHKTKKNLSEQEIFIPNELNDCCKCESPQSVPTPCSNDGVEGTGIAILLTNASSSRKHHIVQGNSSLTNILYTEPSYGVDSHIIKRSLGKDSSSSSSVELGPSEQTDMLILHQLRNRKDEMDDVRCESHITSNSDLDKFSAIDRSPYNEIETDQVFSRVNLGLENNVENLILNAQKPENSSGGLDLSGLKHSSTEQAAISTDESCYASSYLASSGILLQLGEENTLQMHDSSISGDPGRSCISYQNMDDVCLHNSEGGNEKMEKRTTNQDTPLIEDNYMVTDKVCETQDKIFDVATSSLPIVTLDQQNEIVSCQDAQIDFTPVEMTLCVDLEDCISIPLDKDVLPSELESKFSQDSSFEEPVTIEFPEKQVHRCFTLEEATDTILFCSSIVHDIGYKAATIAVDKEFAVRDSLHRPITFLGSTISNHKDFQKASSGRTRSPKRIKRKKQETADKMTSIELTKNVANSEITSCDNKVTNTIDSAKPPKLESKCNCTVM, encoded by the exons ATGCCTTCTTCACCCTTGACTAGGCGCTCTCCAGCAACAGAGCTTAAAGTGGAAAGTGCTCATAAGCGGGGCCACAGTTTTGAGAGCAAATATTCTCCCAAGCCCAAGGATGATGATCTACTCCTGTTTAATGAGGTGCAGAACCGTGAAAGAGAGAACTTCTTGCTACACTCCTTTGACGATTTTGATGAATCCATAT CAAAATTGAAATATTTTTCGGATTTTAGTCTTGGGATCACCATACCAGCTCGAACAAAGAGAAGTGATCTACTTGATGcagatggtgagaaaaatgattACGACTG GTTGTTGACTCCTCCTGATACTCCTTTATTTCCTTCATTGGATGATGATGTTTCACAATCTGCAAATGCATCTAGAGGCAGGACAATTAGTCAACCAATTTCAATCCCGAATACATCGATG TCTGCAAGGCCTAATAGAACCAGTGAGAGTCCGCATAGATTAAGTTCATCTCCTAAATCTAACTATGGTGTCTCTCGTCCAAGAAGTAGACCATCCTCAGTTCCTCGGTCAAGCCCACCTCCAATTCTACGACCTGCAACACCTTCACGGGGACCATCCACACCTCCGACCAAACCTTCATCATCAACTCAACTGTTTTTGACTCCACAGAGGATGAGCACTGGTTCCAGTGTTCAGACATTCACTAATAAAAGAGGCATGTCCCCTGCCAAGGTGAATCGTGGAAATTCTGCCTCACCAAAACTGCGAGGATGGCAATCAAACCTTCCTGGTTTCTCCACTAATGTGCCACCTAACCTCCGAACTTCTCTGACAGACCAGTCGGCAACACGTGTGCGCGGTTCATCCCCAGTATCTGGTAATAGAAGGGGGCCTGTGCCAAAATATGGAAGGCAGTCGCTATCACCATCTTCTAGAAGTACAATATCACCACGTAACAGTGAGGGAGATGAATTCAGCTCTATTAGCAAGCCATCTACAACATCTTCCCATGAAGATGATGCTCAATCACATGCTTCTGCAGGAGTTTTCCTTAATGCAGCTACAAGGAAATGTAGAGATTATGCCCACAACAGAGCTATGGGTTTCTCCAAGAAACCTTCAGGGTCTTTCTCTGCAAGTTCTGCTCCAAAAAGATCCTTTGATTTCGCTCGTAGGCAAACG GATCATCATAGGACTCCACAATATATGTTCAGACCATTGTTATCAAGTGTCCCTGCCTCCACATTTTACTCTGCAAAAACAAACAGTGTGCATGGGCCTATGCTTTCTAGGAATTCTTCACTCACAACCAGCAGTAATGCAAGTTCTGATCAAGGTGCTAGTTTTGTTCTTGATTTGGAGGATACTGACCATGATCAAAGTGATCTGACTTGCAAATGGGATGGGACAAAGATTCATGGATTCCAGGAGGAAATATTTGTCTTGGATAAATTAGATGAGGTAAGTGAAGATATTTGTTATGAAACTGGAAAATGCCAAAGTAATATTGGGATATTTGATGAGGGTATGTCTGGCAAAGTTAACTCAAAGTTGGACAATTCAATGGCCAATGTTGGTGTTGCTGTAAATACTGTTGCTTATGAAGATTCATCATTTGCTGATGAGGTTTCGGATAATGATGCTGGTAAAAAAATGAGCACTTGCTTGAAATGTGGAAAATATTTTGATTTGATGGATACGAATGTTTGTCAAGAATGTTTACCATCATATTGTTTGGTAAGTTCCAAAGAATCTGAGACTGATGCTACTTCCCAAGATATCAATTCCGTTGAAAAATCAAGTATTTGCTTAAAATGTGGGAAAAGCTTCACTGTCATGGATATGATTAAGGATGTATGTCAAGAATGTAATGCAATACACGGGTCAATAGCTTATAAGGCTTCTGGGACCAGGCAAGTCGCAGCCAGGGATGATCCTAATGACACACCTCGTAATGAGATTCAAAGGAAAATGGGAATGTATGTGCCACCTAACAGTAGACATCATTCCACACTTGAACAGCAAGAGCAGATTAGTGAAGGACCAGTGACTGATTTCTCCATGGATAGTAGAGTACACTTGATGACTCACAAAACCAAAAAGAATCTTTCTGAACAGGAAATATTTATCCCAAATGAATTGAATGACTGTTGTAAATGTGAATCTCCACAATCAGTGCCAACTCCTTGTTCAAATGACGGGGTTGAGGGCACGGGCATTGCAATACTTCTAACAAacgcatcaagcagcagaaaacATCATATTGTGCAAGGAAATAGTTCTCTCACAAATATCCTTTACACAGAACCTTCTTATGGAGTTGATAGTCACATCATCAAGCGCAGCCTTGGGAAGGatagctcttcttcttcttctgttgaaCTGGGACCATCTGAGCAAACAGACATGCTCATCCTGCACCAGTTAAGAAATAGAAAGGATGAGATGGACGATGTGAGGTGTGAAAGTCACATTACTTCCAATTCAGATTTGGATAAATTCTCTGCCATAGACAGATCACCTTATAATGAAATTGAAACTGATCAAGTTTTTTCTCGTGTTAACCTAGGTCTGGAAAATAATGTTGAAAACTTAATATTGAATGCTCAAAAGCCAGAAAATTCTTCTGGAGGCTTAGATTTGAGTGGTTTAAAACATTCATCTACAGAGCAAGCTGCTATAAGCACAGATGAATCTTGCTATGCTAGTTCATATTTAGCATCTAGTGGCATACTACTGCAGTTGGGTGAAGAAAATACTCTTCAAATGCATGATTCATCAATATCAGGTGATCCAGGTAGAAGCTGTATCTCTTATCAAAACATGGATGATGTGTGTTTGCATAACAGTGAAGGGGGCAATGAGAAAATGGAGAAACGTACCACTAACCAAGATACACCTTTAATTGAAGACAACTATATGGTAACTGATAAGGTCTGTGAAACTCAAGATAAGATTTTTGATGTTGCAACAAGTAGCTTGCCTATTGTAACCTTAGATCAGCAAAATGAAATCGTCAGTTGTCAGGATGCACAAATAGATTTTACGCCTGTTGAAATGACACTCTGTGTGGATCTAGAAGATTGCATTTCCATACCACTGGACAAGGATGTACTACCTTCTGAATTGGAGTCTAAATTTTCCCAGGATTCTTCCTTTG AAGAACCAGTTACCATTGAATTTCCTGAGAAACAAGTGCATAGGTGTTTTACTCTGGAAGAAGCAACAGATACCATTCTCTTTTGTAGTTCTATTGTTCATGATATCGGGTACAAAGCTGCAACAATTGCAGTGGATAAGGAATTTGCTGTTCGCGACTCTTTACATCGACCAATTACATTTCTGGGAAGTACTATTTCCAATCATAAGGATTTTCAAAAAGCATCCAGTGGACGTACTCGGAGCCCAAAAAGAATTAAACGAAAAAAGCAAGAAACAGCTGACAAGATGACATCCATTGAGCTAACAAAAAATGTTGCAAACTCAGAGATCACATCTTGCGATAATAAAGTTACAAACACTATAGACAGTGCGAAGCCCCCAAAGCTGGAGTCCAAATGCAACTGCACAGTGATGTAG
- the LOC122018917 gene encoding uncharacterized protein LOC122018917 isoform X1 → MTVNKKAENSLHSGCHIDNGPSGSGQGPKRLFFCKHLLDINVRGSRCNFVCKKELEDCKMPSSPLTRRSPATELKVESAHKRGHSFESKYSPKPKDDDLLLFNEVQNRERENFLLHSFDDFDESISKLKYFSDFSLGITIPARTKRSDLLDADGEKNDYDWLLTPPDTPLFPSLDDDVSQSANASRGRTISQPISIPNTSMSARPNRTSESPHRLSSSPKSNYGVSRPRSRPSSVPRSSPPPILRPATPSRGPSTPPTKPSSSTQLFLTPQRMSTGSSVQTFTNKRGMSPAKVNRGNSASPKLRGWQSNLPGFSTNVPPNLRTSLTDQSATRVRGSSPVSGNRRGPVPKYGRQSLSPSSRSTISPRNSEGDEFSSISKPSTTSSHEDDAQSHASAGVFLNAATRKCRDYAHNRAMGFSKKPSGSFSASSAPKRSFDFARRQTDHHRTPQYMFRPLLSSVPASTFYSAKTNSVHGPMLSRNSSLTTSSNASSDQGASFVLDLEDTDHDQSDLTCKWDGTKIHGFQEEIFVLDKLDEVSEDICYETGKCQSNIGIFDEGMSGKVNSKLDNSMANVGVAVNTVAYEDSSFADEVSDNDAGKKMSTCLKCGKYFDLMDTNVCQECLPSYCLVSSKESETDATSQDINSVEKSSICLKCGKSFTVMDMIKDVCQECNAIHGSIAYKASGTRQVAARDDPNDTPRNEIQRKMGMYVPPNSRHHSTLEQQEQISEGPVTDFSMDSRVHLMTHKTKKNLSEQEIFIPNELNDCCKCESPQSVPTPCSNDGVEGTGIAILLTNASSSRKHHIVQGNSSLTNILYTEPSYGVDSHIIKRSLGKDSSSSSSVELGPSEQTDMLILHQLRNRKDEMDDVRCESHITSNSDLDKFSAIDRSPYNEIETDQVFSRVNLGLENNVENLILNAQKPENSSGGLDLSGLKHSSTEQAAISTDESCYASSYLASSGILLQLGEENTLQMHDSSISGDPGRSCISYQNMDDVCLHNSEGGNEKMEKRTTNQDTPLIEDNYMVTDKVCETQDKIFDVATSSLPIVTLDQQNEIVSCQDAQIDFTPVEMTLCVDLEDCISIPLDKDVLPSELESKFSQDSSFEEPVTIEFPEKQVHRCFTLEEATDTILFCSSIVHDIGYKAATIAVDKEFAVRDSLHRPITFLGSTISNHKDFQKASSGRTRSPKRIKRKKQETADKMTSIELTKNVANSEITSCDNKVTNTIDSAKPPKLESKCNCTVM, encoded by the exons ATGACAGTTAACAAAAAAGCTGAAAATTCTTTACATTCAG GTTGTCACATTGACAATGGTCCTTCTGGTTCTGGACAAGGTCCTAAGCGCCTGtttttttgtaaacatctatTGGACATTAATGTGCGAGGATCTAGATGCAATTTTGTCTGCAAGAAAGAACTAGAAGACTGTAAAATGCCTTCTTCACCCTTGACTAGGCGCTCTCCAGCAACAGAGCTTAAAGTGGAAAGTGCTCATAAGCGGGGCCACAGTTTTGAGAGCAAATATTCTCCCAAGCCCAAGGATGATGATCTACTCCTGTTTAATGAGGTGCAGAACCGTGAAAGAGAGAACTTCTTGCTACACTCCTTTGACGATTTTGATGAATCCATAT CAAAATTGAAATATTTTTCGGATTTTAGTCTTGGGATCACCATACCAGCTCGAACAAAGAGAAGTGATCTACTTGATGcagatggtgagaaaaatgattACGACTG GTTGTTGACTCCTCCTGATACTCCTTTATTTCCTTCATTGGATGATGATGTTTCACAATCTGCAAATGCATCTAGAGGCAGGACAATTAGTCAACCAATTTCAATCCCGAATACATCGATG TCTGCAAGGCCTAATAGAACCAGTGAGAGTCCGCATAGATTAAGTTCATCTCCTAAATCTAACTATGGTGTCTCTCGTCCAAGAAGTAGACCATCCTCAGTTCCTCGGTCAAGCCCACCTCCAATTCTACGACCTGCAACACCTTCACGGGGACCATCCACACCTCCGACCAAACCTTCATCATCAACTCAACTGTTTTTGACTCCACAGAGGATGAGCACTGGTTCCAGTGTTCAGACATTCACTAATAAAAGAGGCATGTCCCCTGCCAAGGTGAATCGTGGAAATTCTGCCTCACCAAAACTGCGAGGATGGCAATCAAACCTTCCTGGTTTCTCCACTAATGTGCCACCTAACCTCCGAACTTCTCTGACAGACCAGTCGGCAACACGTGTGCGCGGTTCATCCCCAGTATCTGGTAATAGAAGGGGGCCTGTGCCAAAATATGGAAGGCAGTCGCTATCACCATCTTCTAGAAGTACAATATCACCACGTAACAGTGAGGGAGATGAATTCAGCTCTATTAGCAAGCCATCTACAACATCTTCCCATGAAGATGATGCTCAATCACATGCTTCTGCAGGAGTTTTCCTTAATGCAGCTACAAGGAAATGTAGAGATTATGCCCACAACAGAGCTATGGGTTTCTCCAAGAAACCTTCAGGGTCTTTCTCTGCAAGTTCTGCTCCAAAAAGATCCTTTGATTTCGCTCGTAGGCAAACG GATCATCATAGGACTCCACAATATATGTTCAGACCATTGTTATCAAGTGTCCCTGCCTCCACATTTTACTCTGCAAAAACAAACAGTGTGCATGGGCCTATGCTTTCTAGGAATTCTTCACTCACAACCAGCAGTAATGCAAGTTCTGATCAAGGTGCTAGTTTTGTTCTTGATTTGGAGGATACTGACCATGATCAAAGTGATCTGACTTGCAAATGGGATGGGACAAAGATTCATGGATTCCAGGAGGAAATATTTGTCTTGGATAAATTAGATGAGGTAAGTGAAGATATTTGTTATGAAACTGGAAAATGCCAAAGTAATATTGGGATATTTGATGAGGGTATGTCTGGCAAAGTTAACTCAAAGTTGGACAATTCAATGGCCAATGTTGGTGTTGCTGTAAATACTGTTGCTTATGAAGATTCATCATTTGCTGATGAGGTTTCGGATAATGATGCTGGTAAAAAAATGAGCACTTGCTTGAAATGTGGAAAATATTTTGATTTGATGGATACGAATGTTTGTCAAGAATGTTTACCATCATATTGTTTGGTAAGTTCCAAAGAATCTGAGACTGATGCTACTTCCCAAGATATCAATTCCGTTGAAAAATCAAGTATTTGCTTAAAATGTGGGAAAAGCTTCACTGTCATGGATATGATTAAGGATGTATGTCAAGAATGTAATGCAATACACGGGTCAATAGCTTATAAGGCTTCTGGGACCAGGCAAGTCGCAGCCAGGGATGATCCTAATGACACACCTCGTAATGAGATTCAAAGGAAAATGGGAATGTATGTGCCACCTAACAGTAGACATCATTCCACACTTGAACAGCAAGAGCAGATTAGTGAAGGACCAGTGACTGATTTCTCCATGGATAGTAGAGTACACTTGATGACTCACAAAACCAAAAAGAATCTTTCTGAACAGGAAATATTTATCCCAAATGAATTGAATGACTGTTGTAAATGTGAATCTCCACAATCAGTGCCAACTCCTTGTTCAAATGACGGGGTTGAGGGCACGGGCATTGCAATACTTCTAACAAacgcatcaagcagcagaaaacATCATATTGTGCAAGGAAATAGTTCTCTCACAAATATCCTTTACACAGAACCTTCTTATGGAGTTGATAGTCACATCATCAAGCGCAGCCTTGGGAAGGatagctcttcttcttcttctgttgaaCTGGGACCATCTGAGCAAACAGACATGCTCATCCTGCACCAGTTAAGAAATAGAAAGGATGAGATGGACGATGTGAGGTGTGAAAGTCACATTACTTCCAATTCAGATTTGGATAAATTCTCTGCCATAGACAGATCACCTTATAATGAAATTGAAACTGATCAAGTTTTTTCTCGTGTTAACCTAGGTCTGGAAAATAATGTTGAAAACTTAATATTGAATGCTCAAAAGCCAGAAAATTCTTCTGGAGGCTTAGATTTGAGTGGTTTAAAACATTCATCTACAGAGCAAGCTGCTATAAGCACAGATGAATCTTGCTATGCTAGTTCATATTTAGCATCTAGTGGCATACTACTGCAGTTGGGTGAAGAAAATACTCTTCAAATGCATGATTCATCAATATCAGGTGATCCAGGTAGAAGCTGTATCTCTTATCAAAACATGGATGATGTGTGTTTGCATAACAGTGAAGGGGGCAATGAGAAAATGGAGAAACGTACCACTAACCAAGATACACCTTTAATTGAAGACAACTATATGGTAACTGATAAGGTCTGTGAAACTCAAGATAAGATTTTTGATGTTGCAACAAGTAGCTTGCCTATTGTAACCTTAGATCAGCAAAATGAAATCGTCAGTTGTCAGGATGCACAAATAGATTTTACGCCTGTTGAAATGACACTCTGTGTGGATCTAGAAGATTGCATTTCCATACCACTGGACAAGGATGTACTACCTTCTGAATTGGAGTCTAAATTTTCCCAGGATTCTTCCTTTG AAGAACCAGTTACCATTGAATTTCCTGAGAAACAAGTGCATAGGTGTTTTACTCTGGAAGAAGCAACAGATACCATTCTCTTTTGTAGTTCTATTGTTCATGATATCGGGTACAAAGCTGCAACAATTGCAGTGGATAAGGAATTTGCTGTTCGCGACTCTTTACATCGACCAATTACATTTCTGGGAAGTACTATTTCCAATCATAAGGATTTTCAAAAAGCATCCAGTGGACGTACTCGGAGCCCAAAAAGAATTAAACGAAAAAAGCAAGAAACAGCTGACAAGATGACATCCATTGAGCTAACAAAAAATGTTGCAAACTCAGAGATCACATCTTGCGATAATAAAGTTACAAACACTATAGACAGTGCGAAGCCCCCAAAGCTGGAGTCCAAATGCAACTGCACAGTGATGTAG